The following proteins come from a genomic window of Dromaius novaehollandiae isolate bDroNov1 chromosome 19, bDroNov1.hap1, whole genome shotgun sequence:
- the MYO18A gene encoding unconventional myosin-XVIIIa isoform X7: MFNLMKKDKEKDGARKEKKEKKEKKERMSAAELKSLEEMSMRRGFFNLNRASKRESKTRLEISNPIPIKVASGSDLHLTDIDSDSNRGSVILDSGHLSTASSSDDLKVDDGNFKGSVLQRAAKFGSLAKQNSQMIVKRFSFSQRSRDESASETSTPSEHSAAPSPQVEVRALETQLAKHGASPGRPRSPSAASLRARVPELVGKRFPADLRLPAVVPPQPPAPRQLELQRRNTGDFGFSLRRTTMLDRGPDGQVYRRVVHFAEPGAGTKDLALGLVPGDRLVEINGRNVESKSRDEIVEMIRQSGETVQLKVQPILELSELSRCWLRGGEGARRAACEAKTEEQMAAEEAWYETDKVWLVHRDGFSLASQLRADEASLLPEGKAKVKLDHDGAVLEVDEDDVEKANPPSCDRAEDLASLVYLNESSVLHTLRQRYGGNLVHTYAGPTMVIVNPLSSPSMYSEKVMHMFKGCRREDMSPHIYAVAQAAYRSMLMSRQDQAVVLLGSSGSGKTTNCQHLVQYLATIAGSTGKVFSAEKWQALYTILEAFGNSSTSMNGNATRFSQIISLDFDQAGQVASASVQTLLLEKLRVARRPANEATFNVFYYLLACSDSALRTELHFNHLAENNVFGIVPLSKPEEKQKATQQFNKLQAAMKVMGISGDEQKAFWLVLGAIYHLGAAGATKDADEAGRKQFARHEWAQKAAYLLGCGLEELSSSVFKHQPKGSLQRSTSFRQGPEDAGLGDGTGPKLSALECLEGMAAGLYSELFTLLISLLNRALKSSQHSLCSVTVVDTPGAQNPALAGQSRGATFEELCHNYAQERLQLLFHQRTCAQELERYKEENIELALADTEPSTPGSVATVDQPSHQALVRSLARTDEARGLLWLLEEEALQPGGTEDTLLERLFSYYGPQEGGKKGHDPLLPSDKPRHFFLGHSSGTNWVEYDATGWLNHVKHNPASQNASVLLQESQKKIISSLFAGRAGSALVLSGSVAGLEGGSQLALRRATSMRKTFTTGVAAVKKKSLCIQIKLQVDALIDSIKKSKVHFVHCFLPKAEGAGGDPRGLPSQRVSGSELDLPAEHCEAGLMQLDVPLLRAQLRGSRLLDALRMYRQGYPDHMVFAEFRRRFDVLAPHLTKKHGRNYIVVDEKRAVEELLESLDLEKSSYHMGLSRVFFRAGCLARLEEQRDEQTSKNITLFQAACRGFLARQLFKKRKIQDLAIRCVQKNIKKNKGVKGWPWWKLFTTVRPLIEVQLTEDQIRGKDEEIQQLKGKLEKVEKERNELRLHSDRLESRITELTSELTDERNAGESASQLLDAETAERLQAEKEMKDLQAKYDALKKQMESMEMEVMEARLIRAAELNGELDDDDSGGEWRLKYERAVREIDFTKKRLQQELEDKLELEQQGKRQLERRLTDLQADSDESQRALQQLKKKCQRLASELQDTKLHLEGQQGRNHDLEKKQRRFDGELAQAHEEAQRERLQREKLSREKDVLVAEAFGLKQLLEDRDADIAGLTQKVEGLEAELQDISSQESKDEASLAKVKKQLRDLEAKAKDQEEELDEQAGTIQMLEQAKLRLEMEMERLRQTHAKEVESRDEEVEEIRQSCQKKLKQMEVQLEEEYEDKQKVLREKRELESKLTAVSDQVNQRDFETEKRLRRDLKRTKALLADAQIMLDHLKNNAPSKREIAQLKNQLEESEFTCAAAVKARKSMEVEIEDLHLQIDDLSKAKAALEEQLSRLQREKNEVQSRLEEDQEDMNELMKKHKAAVAQASRDLAQMNDLQTQLEDVGKEKQELQEKLQGLQSQLEFLEQSMVDKSLVSRQEAKIRELETRLEFERTQVKRLESLATRLKENLEKLTEERDQRAAAESREKEQNKRLQRQLRDVKEEMGELAKKEAEASRKKHELEMDLESLEAANQSLQSDLKLAFKRIGDLQAAIEDEMESDSNEDLINSLQDMVTKYQKRKNKLDGDSDADSELEDRVDGVKSWLSKSKGSSKAVSDDGSLKGSRDGQDGGEPAERPASAASSLSYRKRAGLTDSIGGRGDERTLFSALGERPASPERPRRSARRDAEPRDRAAAVARAFAEASSRAREGLQKRWSLSATDVGKASAASAPVSRASSASWRGPDDEGDDGGSALSFALSSPGSLRSRRPDSRLSLARSRADEAEEGGGGARSPCSPPPLGRSFSVPPRPRSAASSAGGRPAAAPRSYLDPDLEAAIEEVLSYRPLGAARSHPGSDEEEEEEEDGRSVRSARSAILPRAADCPAGGLRRSASALDFCRPPRGKGRHGGSSAESSEEEEPKRKGSKKHAKKAKKKAKKKKKQPSESESSSESSSESSSESSSSSTVSYRSSSSIKKGPGKTGPAAEASAGAGRSGKEKKEEKKRKKQVDSLMMKYLYRPESD, translated from the exons ATGTTCAACCTGATGAAGAAGGACAAAGAGAAGGATGGGGccaggaaggagaagaaggagaagaaggagaagaaggagcgGATGTCGGCGGCTGAGCTCAAGAGCCTGGAGGAGATGAGCATGCGCCGGGGCTTCTTCAACCTCAACCGGGCCTCCAAGCGGGAGTCCAAGACCCGCCTGGAGATCTCCAACCCCATCCCCATCAAGGTGGCCAGCGGCTCCGACCTGCACCTCACGGACATCGACTCCGACAGCAACCGGGGCAGCGTCATCCTGGACTCGGGGCACCTGAGCACGGCCAGCTCCAGCGACGACCTCAAGGTGGACGACGGCAACTTCAAGGGCTCGGTGCTGCAGCGGGCGGCCAAGTTCGGCTCGCTGGCCAAGCAGAACTCGCAGATGATCGTCAAGCGCTTCTCCTTCTCGCAGAGGAGCCGGGACGAGAGCGCCTCGGAGACCTCGACGCCCTCCGAGCACTCGGCGGCCCCCTCGCCGCAGGTGGAGGTGCGCGCGCTGGAGACGCAGCTCGCCAAGCACGGCGCgtccccgggccgcccccggaGCCCGTCCGCCGCCTCGCTGCGAGCCCGCGTGCCCGAGCTCGTGGGCAAGCGCTTCCCCGCCGACCTGCGGCTGCCGGCCGTggtgcccccgcagccccctgctccccggcagctggagctgcagcggCGCAACACCGGCGATTTCGGCTTCTCCCTGCGCCGCACCACCATGCTGGACCGGGGCCCCGACGGGCAGGTGTACCGGCGCGTGGTGCACTTCGCCGAGCCCGGCGCCGGCACCAAAGACCTGGCGCTGGGGCTGGTGCCGGGCGACCGGCTGGTGGAGATCAACGGGCGAAACGTGGAGAGCAAGTCGCGGGACGAGATCGTGGAGATGATCCGGCAGTCGGGGGAGACGGTGCAGCTGAAGGTGCAGCCCATCCTGGAGCTGAGCGAGCTGAGCCGCTGCTGGCTGCGGGGCGGCGAGggcgcgcgccgcgccgcctgcGAG GCCAAGACGGAGGAGCAGATGGCGGCCGAGGAGGCCTGGTACGAGACGGACAAGGTGTGGCTGGTGCACCGGGATGGCTTCTCCTTGG CGAGCCAGCTCCGGGCGGACGAGGCCAGCCTGCTGCCCGAGGGCAAGGCGAAGGTGAAGCTGGACCATGACGGGGCCGTCCTGGAGGTGGATGAGGACGACGTGGAGAAG GCCAACCCCCCGTCCTGCGACCGCGCCGAGGACCTCGCCAGCCTCGTCTACCTCAACGAGTCCAGCGTGCTGCACACGCTGCGGCAGCGCTACGGCGGCAACCTCGTGCACACCTACGCCGGGCCCACCATGGTCATCGTCAACCCGCTGAGCTCCCCGTCCATGTACTCCGAGAAG GTCATGCACATGTTCAAAGGGTGCCGCCGGGAGGACATGTCGCCGCACATCTACGCCGTGGCGCAGGCCGCCTACCGCAGCATGCTGATGAGCCGCCAGGACCAGGCCGTggtgctgctgggcagcagcggcagcggcaagACCACCAACTGCCAGCACCTGGTGCAGTACCTGGCCACCATCGCCGGCAGCACGGGCAAGGTCTTCTCGG CGGAGAAGTGGCAGGCTCTGTACACCATCCTGGAGGCTTTTGGCAATAGCAGCACCAGCATGAACGGCAACGCCACCCGCTTCTCCCAGATCATCTCCCTGGACTTCGACCAGGCCGGGCAGGTGGCCTCCGCCTCGGTGCAG ACGCTGCTGCTCGAGAAGCTCCGTGTCGCCCGGCGCCCGGCCAACGAAGCCACCTTCAACGTCTTCTACTACCTGCTGGCCTGCTCCGATAGCGCCCTGCG GACCGAGCTTCACTTCAACCACCTGGCAGAGAACAACGTCTTTGGCATTGTGCCACTTTCCAAG CCGGAGGAAAAGCAGAAGGCGACGCAGCAGTTCAACAAGCTGCAGGCCGCCATGAAGGTGATGGGCATCTCTGGCGACGAGCAGAAGGCCTTCTGGCTCGTCCTGGGGGCCATTTACCACCTCGGGGCTGCCGGAGCCACCAAAG ACGCCGACGAAG CCGGGAGGAAGCAGTTTGCGCGGCACGAGTGGGCTCAGAAAGCCGCCtacctgctgggctgcggcctggAGGAGCTCTCCTCCTCCGTCTTCAAGCACCAGCCCAAGGGCAGCCTGCAGAGATCCACCTCCTTCCGCCAGGGCCCCGAGGACGCCGGCCTGGGCGACGGCACAG GTCCCAAGCTTTCGGCGCTGGAGTGCTTGGAGGGCATGGCCGCGGGCTTGTACTCGGAGCTCTTCACCCTGCTCATCTCGCTGCTCAACAG GGCCCTCAAGTCGAGCCAGCACTCGCTGTGCTCGGTGACGGTGGTGGACACCCCCGGCGCCCAGAACCCGGCGCTGGCGGGGCAGAGCCGCGGGGCCACCTTCGAGGAGCTGTGCCACAACTACGCCCAGGAGCGCCTGCAGCTGCTCTTCCACCAGCGCACCTGTGCCCAGGAGCTCGAGCGCTACAAGGAG GAAAACATAGAGCTTGCACTGGCTGACACAGAGCCCAGCACCCCGGGCTCTGTAGCCACTGTAGACCAGCCCTCACACCAGGCACTG GTGCGCTCGCTGGCCCGCACGGACGAGGCCCGcgggctgctgtggctgctggaggaggaggcgctGCAGCCCGGCGGCACCGAGGACACCTTGCTGGAGCGGCTCTTCTCCTACTACGGCCCCCAGGAGGGCGGCAAGAAAG GGCACGACCCGCTGCTCCCCAGCGACAAGCCCCGCCACTTCTTCCTGGGCCACAGCTCGGGGACCAACTGGGTGGAGTACGATGCCACGGGCTGGCTCAACCACGTCAAGCACAACCCGGCCTCCCAGAACGCCTCCGTGCTGCTGCAGGAGTCGCAGAA GAAGATCATCAGCAGCCTGTTCGCGGGCCGCGCCGGCTCGGCGCTGGTGCTGTCGGGCTCGGTGgcggggctggagggggggtCCCAGCTGGCGCTGCGCCGGGCCACCAGCATGCGCAAGACCTTCACCACCGGCGTGGCCGCCGTGAAGAAGAAGTCGCTGTGCATCCAGATCAAGCTGCAAGTG GACGCCCTCATCGACAGCATCAAGAAGTCCAAGGTGCACTTCGTGCACTGCTTCCTGCCCAAGGcggagggcgccggcggggacccccggggcctgCCGTCCCAGCGGGTCAGCGGCAGCGAGCTGGACCTGCCGGCGGAGCACTGCGAGGCCGGCCTCATGCAGCTCGATGTGCCGCTGCTGCGCGCCCAGCTCCGGGGCTCCCGCCTGCTCGACGCCCTGCGCATGTACCGCCAAG GTTACCCCGACCACATGGTCTTCGCGGAGTTCAGGCGGCGCTTCGACGTCCTGGCCCCTCACCTGACGAAGAAGCACGGCCGCAACTACATCGTGGTGGACGAGAAGCGG GCGGTGGAAGAGCTGCTGGAGTCGCTGGACTTGGAGAAGAGCAGCTACCACATGGGCCTGAGCCGG gtGTTTTTCCGGGCAGGGTGCCTGGCCAGGCTGGAGGAGCAGCGGGACGAGCAGACGAGCAAGAACATCACGCTGTTCCAGGCGGCGTGCAGGGGGTTCCTGGCACGGCAGCTCTTCAAGAAGAGGAAG ATCCAGGATCTGGCCATCCGCTGCGTGCAGAAGAACATCAAGAAGAACAAGGGGGTGAAGGGCTGGCCCTGGTGGAAGCTGTTCACCACCGTGCGGCCCCTCATCGAGGTGCAGCTCACCGAGGACCAGATCCGCGGCAAGGAC GAAGAGATCCAGCAGCTCAAGGGCAAACTCGAGAAGGTGGAGAAGGAGCGCAACGAGCTCCGGCTGCACAGCGACCGCCTGGAGAGCAGG ATCACGGAGCTGACGTCGGAGCTGACGGACGAGCGCAACGCGGGCGAGTCGGCCTCGCAGCTGCTGGACGCCGAGACGGCCGAGAGGCTGCAGGCCGAGAAGGAGATGAAGGACCTGCAG gccaaGTACGATGCTCTGAAGAAGCAGATGGAGTCCATGGAGATGGAGGTGATGGAGGCCCGGCTCATCCGGGCGGCCGAGCTCAACGGGGAGCTGGACGACGATGACTCAG GTGGCGAGTGGCGGCTGAAATACGAGCGGGCGGTGCGGGAGATCGACTTCACCAAGaagcggctgcagcaggagctggaggacaagctggagctggagcagcagggcAAGAGGCAGCTGGAGAGGAGG CTGACGGACCTGCAGGCCGACAGCGACGAGAGCCAGCGGGCgctgcagcagctgaagaagaAGTGCCAGCGCCTGGCGTCGGAGCTGCAGGACACCAAGCTGCACCTCGAGGGCCAGCAGGGACGCAACCACGACCTGGAGAAGAAGCAGCGGAg GTTCGACGGCGAGCTCGCGCAGGCCCACGAGGAAGCGCAGCGGGAGAGGCTGCAGCGGGAGAAGCTGAGCCGGGAGAAGGACGTGCTGGTGGCCGAGGCCTTCGGCCTCAAGCAGCTGCTGGAG GACAGGGACGCGGACATCGCCGGCCTGACGCAGAAGGTGGAGGGGCTGGAGGCCGAGCTGCAGGACATCTCGTCGCAGGAGTCCAAGGACGAGGCCTCCCTCGCCAAGGTGAAGAAGCAGCTGCGCGACCTGGAGGCGAAGGCCAAGGAccaggaggaggaactggatgAGCAGGCCGGCACCATCCAGATGCTGGAGCAG GCCAAGCTGCggctggagatggagatggagcgGCTGCGGCAGACCCACGCCAAGGAGGTGGAGAGCCGCGACGAGGAGGTGGAGGAGATACGGCAGTCGTGCCAGAAGAAG CTGAAGCAGATGGAggtgcagctggaggaggagtATGAAGACAAGCAGAAGGTGCTGAGGGAGAAGCGGGAGCTGGAGAGCAAGTTAACCGCCGTCAGCGACCAG GTCAACCAGCGGGACTTTGAGACGGAGAAGCGCCTGCGCAGGGACCTGAAGAGGACCAAGGCGCTGCTGGCCGACGCTCAGATCATGCTCGACCACCTGAAGAACAACGCGCCCAGCAAGAGGGAGATCGCCCAGCTCAAGAACCAG ctcGAGGAGTCGGAGTTCACCTGCGCGGCCGCCGTCAAAGCCCGCAAGTCCATGGAGGTGGAAATCGAAGATCTCCACTTGCAGATCGACGACCTCTCCAAGGCCAAGGCGGCG ctggaggagcagctgagCCGGCTGCAGCGGGAGAAGAACGAGGTGCAGAGTCGCCTGGAGGAGGACCAGGAGGACATGAACGAACTGATGAAGAAGCACAAGGCAGCCGTGGCCCAG GCTTCCCGGGACCTGGCGCAGATGAACGACCTCCAGACGCAGCTGGAGGACGTCGGcaaggagaagcaggagctgcaggagaag CTGCAagggctgcagagccagctggagTTCCTCGAGCAGTCCATGGTGGACAAGTCGCTGGTGAGCCGGCAGGAAGCCAAGATCCGCGAGCTGGAGACGCGGCTGGAGTTCGAGCGGACGCAAGTCAAGCGGCTGGAG AGCCTGGCCACGCGCCTCAAGGAGAACCTGGAGAAGCTGACGGAGGAGCGGGACCAGCGGGCAGCCGCCGAGAGCCGCGAGAAGGAGCAGAACAAGCGGCTGCAGCGGCAGCTCCGCGACGTCAAGGAGGAGATGGGCGAGCTGGCCAAGAAGGAGGCGGAGGCCAGCCGCAAGAAGCACGAGCTG GAGATGGACCTGGAGAGCCTGGAGGCCGCCAACCAGAGCCTGCAGTCGGACCTGAAGCTGGCCTTCAAGCGCATCGGGGACCTGCAGGCTGCCATCGAGGACGAGATGGAGAGCGACAGCAACGAGGACCTCATCAACAG tTTGCAGGACATGGTgacaaaatatcagaaaagaaagaataaact CGACGGCGACTCGGACGCGGACTCGGAGCTGGAGGACCGGGTGGACGGCGTCAAGTCGTGGCTCTCCAAGAGCAAAGGCTCCTCCAAAGCGGTCTCGGACGACGGCAGCCTCAAGGGCAGCAG GGACGGGCAGGACGGCGGGGAGCCCGCGGAGCGGCCGGCGTCGGCGGCGAGCTCGCTCAGCTACCGCAAGCGCGCCGGCCTCACCGACTCCATCGGCGGCCGCGGGGACGAGCGGACGCTCTTCTCCGCCCTGGGCGAGCGGCCGGCGTCGCCCGAGCGCCCGCGCCGCAGTGCCCGACGGGACGCCGAGCCCCGGGACCGGGCGGCCGCCGTGGCGCGGGCTTTCGCCGAGGCCAGCAGCCGGGCGCGCGAGGGGCTGCAGAAGCGCTGGTCCCTCTCGGCCACCGACGTGGGCAAAgcctccgccgcctccgccccggTGAGCCGGGCGTCCTCGGCCTCGTGGCGCGGCCCGGACGACGAGGGGGACGACGGCGGCTCGGCGCTGAGCTTCGCCCTCTCCAGCCCGGGCAGCCTGCGGAGCCGCCGGCCCGACTCGCGGCTCTCGCTGGCCCGGAGCCGCGCGGATGAGgcggaggagggcggcggcggtgcccgctCGCCCTGCAGCCCGCCGCCGCTGGGGCGCAGCTTCTCcgtgccgccgcggccgcgcagtgCCGCCTCCAGCGCCGgtggccgccccgccgccgcgccccgctcctACCTCGACCCCGACCTGGAGGCCGCCATCGAGGAGGTGCTCAGCTACCGGCCCCTCGGGGCGGCGCGCTCCCACCCCGGCtccgacgaggaggaggaggaggaggaagacggCAGGAGCGTGCGCAGTGCCCGCAGCGCCATACTGCCGCGCGCCGCCGACTGCCCCGCCGGTGGCCTCCGCCGCTCTGCCTCCGCCCTCGACTTctgccggccgccccgcggcaaGGGCCGGCACGGGGGCAGCTCCGCCGAGTCCTCCGAGGAAGAGGAGCCGAAGAGGAAGGGCTCCAAGAAGCACGCCAAGAAGGCCAAGAAGAAagccaagaagaagaagaagcagccgTCCGAGTCTGAGTCCTCCTCCGAGTCCTCCAGCGAGTCCTCCTCCGAGTCCTCCTCCAGCTCCACCGTCTCCTACCggagcagctccagcatcaaGAAGGGCCCCGGGAAGACGGGCCCGGCCGCGGAGGCAAGCGCCGGAGCGGGGCGCTCCGgcaaggagaagaaggaggagaagaagcGGAAGAAGCAGGTCGACAGCCTGATGATGAAGTAC